The following are from one region of the Acanthopagrus latus isolate v.2019 chromosome 2, fAcaLat1.1, whole genome shotgun sequence genome:
- the ppm1da gene encoding protein phosphatase, Mg2+/Mn2+ dependent, 1Da produces MPTTLVHKQRQDAKALVTLFFCNFICLHYRQIGQQLISGIMDNALLMRVSVFTDQGGRKYMEDVTEVIVEPEPGEDEPTSGEPEDSSRADCTVTSLAGDTRPDWTGETMTSLHAPDGPCEALRTEGQNISVESSLQGGQSPPQAQPSNASRSRRSVAFFAVFDGHGGREAAQFARDYLWEFMKKQRGFWSDCDREVCSAIRKGFVACHHAMWKKLPEWPKTLTGLPSTSGTTASVVVIRGNRMYVAHVGDSAVVLGVQDDPSDPFIRAVEVTQDHKPELPRERERIEGLGGSVIKKSGVNRVVWKRPRLSHNGPVRRSTVIDQIPFLAVARALGDLWSYDFYSGEFVVSPEPDTCVVTLDAKKHRYIVLGSDGLWNMVPPQEAISMCQNNDEAMAPCGVSSARQLVSHALLRWRQRMLRADNTSAIVIALQEFGSSQDTLHHEEVLLDLAKMSQCPPTTISRADTPLLQRPPEEDSPSAMCELLPTLERRDGLSGSNTLYHMNLSDSFTLTPLCSNSSAELPSQSSPTDRTVGIQTPNSKRTIDGSSSPSSGQSAKKARRRTAARPPLVQHNAEKKQKESNNVSPILQQHKTTVCVC; encoded by the exons ATGCCTACTACGCTCGTACATAAACAAAGGCAGGACGCAAAGGCACTAGTAACTCTGTTCTTCTGTAATTTTATATGCTTACATTACCGACAAATTGGGCAGCAACTCATTTCTGGAATCATGGATAACGCATTATTGATGCGAGTGAGTGTTTTTACCGACCAAGGAGGCAGGAAATACATGGAAGATGTGACCGAGGTCATAGTGGAGCCCGAGCCGGGGGAAGATGAGCCGACGTCGGGTGAGCCGGAGGATAGCAGTAGGGCAGACTGTACCGTCACTTCTCTGGCTGGGGACACGCGCCCAGACTGGACTGGTGAAACTATGACGTCCCTGCATGCGCCAGATGGACCATGTGAAGCTTTACGAACGGAAGGTCAGAATATATCGGTCGAATCATCTTTACAGGGAGGTCAGAGCCCGCCGCAAGCACAGCCGAGCAATGCGAGCCGTTCCCGCCGTTCGGTCGCGTTCTTCGCAGTGTTTGACGGGCACGGAGGTCGCGAGGCTGCGCAGTTTGCGCGAGATTATTTGTGGGAGTTCATGAAGAAGCAGCGAGGGTTCTGGTCAGACTGTGACCGGGAGGTCTGCTCGGCTATACGCAAAGGATTTGTCGCCTGTCATCATGCTATGTGGAAAAAGCTCC CTGAATGGCCAAAGACCCTTACAGGCCTTCCCAGCACATCTGGTACTACAGCCAGTGTAGTGGTCATCCGAGGAAACCGCATGTATGTGGCCCACGTTGGGGACTCAGCAGTGGTTCTTGGGGTCCAGGATGACCCCTCAGACCCATTCATCAGAGCTGTGGAAGTCACACAAGACCACAAACCCGAACTaccaagagagagggagcgtaTCGAAGGTCTGGGAGGAAG TGTAATCAAGAAATCTGGAGTGAATCGGGTCGTTTGGAAGAGGCCAAGGCTGAGTCACAATGGCCCGGTCCGCCGAAGCACTGTCATTGACCAGATACCATTCTTGGCAGTAGCACGAGCTCTAG GTGATCTGTGGAGCTATGACTTTTACAGTGGGGAATTTGTGGTTTCTCCTGAACCAGACACTTGTGTGGTTACCCTTGATGCCAAAAAGCATCGCTACATCGTCCTGGGCAGTGATGGTCTGTGGAACATGGTGCCACCTCAAGAGGCTATCTCCATGTGTCAGAACAACGATGAGGCAATG GCACCATGTGGGGTATCAAGTGCCCGGCAGCTGGTCAGCCACGCTCTGCTGCGCTGGCGTCAGCGCATGTTGCGGGCTGACAACACCAGCGCCATCGTGATTGCCCTGCAGGAGTTTGGGAGCTCCCAGGATACCCTGCACCATGAGGAGGTGCTACTCGACTTGGCCAAGATGTCCCAGTGTCCTCCCACCACCATATCACGTGCGGATACTCCGCTCCTTCAG CGCCCTCCAGAAGAAGATTCTCCCTCTGCCATGTGTGAACTCCTGCCTACTTTGGAGCGAAGGGATGGACTATCAGGAAGTAACACCCTATACCACATGAATCTGTCTGACTCATTCACTCTGACACCTCTGTGTTCAAACAGTAGCGCTGAGCTGCCCAGTCAGTCCAGTCCCACTGACAGGACAGTTGGCATTCAGACACCCAACAGCAAAAGAACTATTGACgggtcatcatcaccatcatcaggcCAGTCGGCTAAGAAAGCTCGTCGTAGGACGGCTGCCAGGCCACCGCTAGTCCAACACAACgcagagaagaaacagaaggaaTCCAATAATGTATCGCCCATTCTCCAGCAGCACAagacaactgtgtgtgtgtgctga